In a genomic window of Acropora muricata isolate sample 2 chromosome 2, ASM3666990v1, whole genome shotgun sequence:
- the LOC136890254 gene encoding tubulin-folding cofactor B-like — translation MASFSTPSVVSVQISSSMTSFTAEKRLEKGETITSLKGRLELITGCSAVTMEVQLLDRDGKFLCILNNDSALFGAYPVEDNMRLHVIDKDPTKKAGEFEDVSAVEKYEMATEDYAKRTDSVRAFKQRNKMGQFKEKTPEELQQEKEQAQKEEEAAKAIIVGSRCEVTVKNAPCRRGVVMFVGKTEFKSGWWVGVKYDEPVGKNDGSVAGKMYFSCPPKYGGFVKPKDISVGDFPEEDLGFEDDEM, via the exons ATGGCGAGCTTTTCAACACCTAGCGTAGTATCTGTACAGATATCTAGTTCAATGACTTCTTTCACGGCCGAAAAGAGGCTCGAAAAAGGCGAAACAATAACTTCTTTGAAG GGAAGATTGGAGCTGATTACAGGTTGCTCAGCAGTGACAATGGAAGTTCAGTTACTGGACAGAGATGGAAAGTTTTTGTGCATTCTCAACAACGACAGTGCTTTGTTCGGTGCTTATCCTGTTGAAGACAACATGAGACTACAT GTAATTGACAAAGATCCAACAAAGAAGGCTGGGGAATTTGAAGATGTATCAGCAGTGGAGAAGTATGAAATGGCTACAGAAGATTATGCAAAAAGAACTG ATTCTGTTAGAGcattcaaacaaagaaacaagatgggtcagtttaaagaaaaaacCCCAGAGGAATTACAACAAGAGAAAGAGCAAGCTcaaaaggaagaagaagctGCAAAAGCCATCATTGTTGGGTCAAGATGCGAGGTGACAGTTAAAAATGCTCCATGCAGGCGAGGAGTGGTCATGTTTGTAG GGAAAACTGAGTTCAAGTCAGGATGGTGGGTTGGTGTGAAGTATGATGAACCAGTTGGAAAGAATGATGGAAG TGTTGCAGGCAAAATGTACTTCTCTTGTCCACCAAAATACGGCGGATTCGTAAAACCCAAAGATATCTCTGTGGGAGATTTTCCAGAAGAAGATCTTGGTTTTGAGGATGATGAAATGTAA
- the LOC136890258 gene encoding B9 domain-containing protein 2-like, translated as MAEVHVIGEIIGASGFPSHNLYCKWSVHIDGLWKLLAGQKEGQTQVDNPQNEDYARWCHPIDLHFATRGLKGWPKFHFQVWHQDSYGRNEIYGYGYCHVPTSPGTHNVDCVTWRPVSSGIFERLRSSFIGGAPQLKTSDAIYTGADRYKLTTVAMGTVHLQLGVITRNFDKFGVEC; from the coding sequence ATGGCCGAAGTTCACGTTATCGGCGAAATCATCGGTGCAAGTGGATTTCCCTCGCATAATTTATACTGTAAATGGTCCGTACACATCGACGGTTTGTGGAAATTACTGGCAGGTCAAAAGGAAGGTCAAACGCAAGTCGATAATCCTCAAAATGAGGATTATGCGAGGTGGTGCCATCCGATAGACTTGCATTTCGCCACTCGGGGGTTGAAAGGGTGGCCAAAATTTCACTTTCAAGTGTGGCATCAGGATTCTTATGGTAGAAACGAAATCTATGGCTATGGATATTGTCACGTACCGACTTCTCCCGGCACTCACAATGTCGATTGCGTGACGTGGAGGCCCGTCAGTTCGGGAATATTTGAACGGCTTCGAAGCTCTTTCATTGGCGGAGCTCCTCAGTTGAAAACTTCAGACGCTATTTATACCGGAGCAGATAGGTATAAACTAACGACTGTTGCTATGGGAACAGTGCACTTGCAGCTTGGGGTAATTACAAGGAACTTTGACAAGTTTGGTGTGGAATGCTAG
- the LOC136890136 gene encoding tyrosyl-DNA phosphodiesterase 1-like isoform X1 gives MSGETRNEESEDASQMCKYGTKCYRKNPAHFEEYRHPGKCYDSDTDDDAEKGVHSPPAKRQKLECIATTSGSPSLSNKDCNQDEKCLPFLLTSVRGIGPEFNARNTAIDIKDILSNQMGELEASAQFNYMFDIPWLIEQYPKNKRSKPLLIIHGNQREAKAELEKEAKPYSHITLLGARLEAFGTHHSKMMFLLYKEGLRIVITTANLIARDWDQKTQGVWMSPVFPKLCESSPASSSLTNFKEDLLEYLAAYGGNLLDGWKNCIRDHDTSSAGVRLIASVPGRHTGLNKTKWGHLKLRKVLHQHGPSPEDLNPKWPVIGQFSSIGSLGNDKDRWLCSEWLQSLSTCAGSMSAKPTLHLVFPTVDDVRNSLEGYPAGGSIPYSSKTAAKQPYLTSFFCSWKSSCCGRSRASPHIKTYTRISPDWTKLAWFLMTSANLSKAAWGTLEKNGQQLMIRSYEIGVLFLPKDQNPSNKYYHVKGKQHSEALTSKDSIRLPFDVPLSPYTKNERPWMWDVVYNTPDCHGQIWSPS, from the exons ATGAGTGGCGAAACAAGAAACGAAGAAAGTGAAGATGCCAGCCAGATGTGCAAGTATGGAACAAAGTGTTATCGTAAAAACCCAGCGCATTTTGAAGAATATCGGCATCCTGGTAAAT GTTATGACTCTGACACTGATGATGATGCAGAAAAGGGTGTTCATTCCCCCCCAGCAAAACGTCAGAAGTTGGAATGCATTGCTACGACAAGTGGATCACCTTCATTGTCAAACAAAGATTGCAACCAAGATGAAAAGTGTCTACCATTTTTGCTGACTTCTGTGCGTGGAATTGGACCTGAATTTAATGCTAGAAATACAGCAATTGACATCAAAG ATATCCTTTCAAACCAGATGGGTGAACTTGAGGCATCTGCACAG TTTAACTACATGTTTGACATCCCCTGGTTAATTGAGCAATATCCAAAAAATAAAAG GTCCAAACCATTGCTTATTATTCATGGGAATCAACGGGAAGCCAAAGCTGAACTTGAGAAGGAAGCTAAACCATATTCACACATCACACTGTTAGGG GCAAGATTAGAGGCATTTGGGACACACCATAG caaAATGATGTTCCTGTTGTATAAGGAAGGTCTCAGAATTGTCATTACCACTGCAAATTTAATTGCCAGAGACTGGGATCAGAAAACACAAGG TGTCTGGATGAGTCCCGTATTTCCAAAATTATGTGAATCATCACCAGCAAGCTCTTCACTCACTAATTTCAAGGAAGATTTATTG GAGTATTTGGCAGCTTATGGAGGCAATTTACTAGATGGGTGGAAAAACTGTATCAGAGATCATGACACGTCATCTGCAGG ggTTCGCTTAATTGCTTCAGTTCCTGGAAGACATACTGGACTCAATAAAACCAAGTGGGGTCATCTTAAGCTTCGCAAG GTTCTTCATCAGCATGGTCCAAGCCCAGAGGACCTCAATCCAAAGTGGcctgtgattggtcagttttctAGTATAGGATCACTTGGCAATGATAAAGACCGTTGGCTGTGTTCAGAGTGGCTTCAAAGTTTATCGACTTGTGCAGGCAGCATGTCTGCAAAACCTACCTTACATCTG GTTTTTCCTACAGTAGATGATGTACGGAATAGTCTTGAAGGCTACCCAG CCGGAGGTTCAATTCCATACAGCTCCAAGACAGCGGCCAAGCAGCCTTATCTCACAAGCTTTTTTTG TTCTTGGAAATCCAGCTGCTGTGGAAGAAGCCGCGCTTCTCCGCACATCAAGACCTACACAAGGATATCCCCTGATTGGACAAAACTAGCTTGGTTTTTGATGACAAG TGCAAATCTTTCCAAGGCAGCGTGGGGAACACTGGAGAAAAATGGCCAACAGCTGATGATTCGCTCGTATGAGATCGGAGTTTTGTTCCTTCCAAAAGACCAA AATCCGAGCAACAAGTACTACCATGTGAAAGGAAAGCAGCACAGTGAAGCGCTTACTTCCAAAGACTCAATCAGGCTTCCATTTGATGTACCTCTGTCGCCGTACACCAAAAACG AACGCCCTTGGATGTGGGACGTCGTGTACAACACTCCGGACTGTCACGGACAAATATGGTCGCCATCTTGA
- the LOC136890136 gene encoding tyrosyl-DNA phosphodiesterase 1-like isoform X2, with product MSGETRNEESEDASQMCKYGTKCYRKNPAHFEEYRHPGYDSDTDDDAEKGVHSPPAKRQKLECIATTSGSPSLSNKDCNQDEKCLPFLLTSVRGIGPEFNARNTAIDIKDILSNQMGELEASAQFNYMFDIPWLIEQYPKNKRSKPLLIIHGNQREAKAELEKEAKPYSHITLLGARLEAFGTHHSKMMFLLYKEGLRIVITTANLIARDWDQKTQGVWMSPVFPKLCESSPASSSLTNFKEDLLEYLAAYGGNLLDGWKNCIRDHDTSSAGVRLIASVPGRHTGLNKTKWGHLKLRKVLHQHGPSPEDLNPKWPVIGQFSSIGSLGNDKDRWLCSEWLQSLSTCAGSMSAKPTLHLVFPTVDDVRNSLEGYPAGGSIPYSSKTAAKQPYLTSFFCSWKSSCCGRSRASPHIKTYTRISPDWTKLAWFLMTSANLSKAAWGTLEKNGQQLMIRSYEIGVLFLPKDQNPSNKYYHVKGKQHSEALTSKDSIRLPFDVPLSPYTKNERPWMWDVVYNTPDCHGQIWSPS from the exons ATGAGTGGCGAAACAAGAAACGAAGAAAGTGAAGATGCCAGCCAGATGTGCAAGTATGGAACAAAGTGTTATCGTAAAAACCCAGCGCATTTTGAAGAATATCGGCATCCTG GTTATGACTCTGACACTGATGATGATGCAGAAAAGGGTGTTCATTCCCCCCCAGCAAAACGTCAGAAGTTGGAATGCATTGCTACGACAAGTGGATCACCTTCATTGTCAAACAAAGATTGCAACCAAGATGAAAAGTGTCTACCATTTTTGCTGACTTCTGTGCGTGGAATTGGACCTGAATTTAATGCTAGAAATACAGCAATTGACATCAAAG ATATCCTTTCAAACCAGATGGGTGAACTTGAGGCATCTGCACAG TTTAACTACATGTTTGACATCCCCTGGTTAATTGAGCAATATCCAAAAAATAAAAG GTCCAAACCATTGCTTATTATTCATGGGAATCAACGGGAAGCCAAAGCTGAACTTGAGAAGGAAGCTAAACCATATTCACACATCACACTGTTAGGG GCAAGATTAGAGGCATTTGGGACACACCATAG caaAATGATGTTCCTGTTGTATAAGGAAGGTCTCAGAATTGTCATTACCACTGCAAATTTAATTGCCAGAGACTGGGATCAGAAAACACAAGG TGTCTGGATGAGTCCCGTATTTCCAAAATTATGTGAATCATCACCAGCAAGCTCTTCACTCACTAATTTCAAGGAAGATTTATTG GAGTATTTGGCAGCTTATGGAGGCAATTTACTAGATGGGTGGAAAAACTGTATCAGAGATCATGACACGTCATCTGCAGG ggTTCGCTTAATTGCTTCAGTTCCTGGAAGACATACTGGACTCAATAAAACCAAGTGGGGTCATCTTAAGCTTCGCAAG GTTCTTCATCAGCATGGTCCAAGCCCAGAGGACCTCAATCCAAAGTGGcctgtgattggtcagttttctAGTATAGGATCACTTGGCAATGATAAAGACCGTTGGCTGTGTTCAGAGTGGCTTCAAAGTTTATCGACTTGTGCAGGCAGCATGTCTGCAAAACCTACCTTACATCTG GTTTTTCCTACAGTAGATGATGTACGGAATAGTCTTGAAGGCTACCCAG CCGGAGGTTCAATTCCATACAGCTCCAAGACAGCGGCCAAGCAGCCTTATCTCACAAGCTTTTTTTG TTCTTGGAAATCCAGCTGCTGTGGAAGAAGCCGCGCTTCTCCGCACATCAAGACCTACACAAGGATATCCCCTGATTGGACAAAACTAGCTTGGTTTTTGATGACAAG TGCAAATCTTTCCAAGGCAGCGTGGGGAACACTGGAGAAAAATGGCCAACAGCTGATGATTCGCTCGTATGAGATCGGAGTTTTGTTCCTTCCAAAAGACCAA AATCCGAGCAACAAGTACTACCATGTGAAAGGAAAGCAGCACAGTGAAGCGCTTACTTCCAAAGACTCAATCAGGCTTCCATTTGATGTACCTCTGTCGCCGTACACCAAAAACG AACGCCCTTGGATGTGGGACGTCGTGTACAACACTCCGGACTGTCACGGACAAATATGGTCGCCATCTTGA
- the LOC136890136 gene encoding tyrosyl-DNA phosphodiesterase 1-like isoform X3 — MGELEASAQFNYMFDIPWLIEQYPKNKRSKPLLIIHGNQREAKAELEKEAKPYSHITLLGARLEAFGTHHSKMMFLLYKEGLRIVITTANLIARDWDQKTQGVWMSPVFPKLCESSPASSSLTNFKEDLLEYLAAYGGNLLDGWKNCIRDHDTSSAGVRLIASVPGRHTGLNKTKWGHLKLRKVLHQHGPSPEDLNPKWPVIGQFSSIGSLGNDKDRWLCSEWLQSLSTCAGSMSAKPTLHLVFPTVDDVRNSLEGYPAGGSIPYSSKTAAKQPYLTSFFCSWKSSCCGRSRASPHIKTYTRISPDWTKLAWFLMTSANLSKAAWGTLEKNGQQLMIRSYEIGVLFLPKDQNPSNKYYHVKGKQHSEALTSKDSIRLPFDVPLSPYTKNERPWMWDVVYNTPDCHGQIWSPS; from the exons ATGGGTGAACTTGAGGCATCTGCACAG TTTAACTACATGTTTGACATCCCCTGGTTAATTGAGCAATATCCAAAAAATAAAAG GTCCAAACCATTGCTTATTATTCATGGGAATCAACGGGAAGCCAAAGCTGAACTTGAGAAGGAAGCTAAACCATATTCACACATCACACTGTTAGGG GCAAGATTAGAGGCATTTGGGACACACCATAG caaAATGATGTTCCTGTTGTATAAGGAAGGTCTCAGAATTGTCATTACCACTGCAAATTTAATTGCCAGAGACTGGGATCAGAAAACACAAGG TGTCTGGATGAGTCCCGTATTTCCAAAATTATGTGAATCATCACCAGCAAGCTCTTCACTCACTAATTTCAAGGAAGATTTATTG GAGTATTTGGCAGCTTATGGAGGCAATTTACTAGATGGGTGGAAAAACTGTATCAGAGATCATGACACGTCATCTGCAGG ggTTCGCTTAATTGCTTCAGTTCCTGGAAGACATACTGGACTCAATAAAACCAAGTGGGGTCATCTTAAGCTTCGCAAG GTTCTTCATCAGCATGGTCCAAGCCCAGAGGACCTCAATCCAAAGTGGcctgtgattggtcagttttctAGTATAGGATCACTTGGCAATGATAAAGACCGTTGGCTGTGTTCAGAGTGGCTTCAAAGTTTATCGACTTGTGCAGGCAGCATGTCTGCAAAACCTACCTTACATCTG GTTTTTCCTACAGTAGATGATGTACGGAATAGTCTTGAAGGCTACCCAG CCGGAGGTTCAATTCCATACAGCTCCAAGACAGCGGCCAAGCAGCCTTATCTCACAAGCTTTTTTTG TTCTTGGAAATCCAGCTGCTGTGGAAGAAGCCGCGCTTCTCCGCACATCAAGACCTACACAAGGATATCCCCTGATTGGACAAAACTAGCTTGGTTTTTGATGACAAG TGCAAATCTTTCCAAGGCAGCGTGGGGAACACTGGAGAAAAATGGCCAACAGCTGATGATTCGCTCGTATGAGATCGGAGTTTTGTTCCTTCCAAAAGACCAA AATCCGAGCAACAAGTACTACCATGTGAAAGGAAAGCAGCACAGTGAAGCGCTTACTTCCAAAGACTCAATCAGGCTTCCATTTGATGTACCTCTGTCGCCGTACACCAAAAACG AACGCCCTTGGATGTGGGACGTCGTGTACAACACTCCGGACTGTCACGGACAAATATGGTCGCCATCTTGA